A portion of the Ferroacidibacillus organovorans genome contains these proteins:
- a CDS encoding DinB family protein has protein sequence MTDKTMNLFLRISEYRVVGNYLPKVRRCLDSLNTQQLWEHETHEANSVGGILLHICEQFDRHTARYNQVGTVTAAGIEDYFPDMGLSPEELVAKIEETFTAWQRAIHELLSDESRVVDLFSIYHLIEHTSYHLGQIVDRVQRKTGESFQFVQKDLNERSLRAIVEDETVE, from the coding sequence GTGACTGACAAGACGATGAATTTATTCCTTCGTATTTCCGAATATCGTGTGGTCGGTAACTATCTTCCGAAGGTACGTCGCTGTTTAGATTCATTGAACACACAGCAACTGTGGGAACATGAAACCCATGAAGCAAACTCGGTTGGTGGAATACTGCTTCACATCTGTGAACAGTTCGATCGTCACACTGCTAGGTACAATCAGGTGGGAACGGTTACAGCTGCTGGCATCGAAGATTATTTTCCGGATATGGGGCTTTCGCCGGAAGAACTCGTTGCAAAAATTGAAGAGACATTTACTGCTTGGCAAAGGGCTATTCATGAACTTCTCTCGGATGAGTCCAGAGTGGTAGACTTGTTCAGCATTTATCATCTCATTGAACACACGAGTTATCATTTGGGACAAATCGTGGATAGAGTACAGCGAAAGACAGGTGAATCGTTCCAATTTGTGCAAAAGGATCTCAATGAGCGAAGTTTGCGGGCTATCGTCGAGGATGAGACAGTAGAATAA
- a CDS encoding SIR2 family protein — MSVKKDDVIFLLGAGCSVDAGIPTVNQMVHEIESKLIHTEEWQKYRQLYYYIKSAVIYSDGIFGEFDRVVGIERLMIVLSELEKKEKNIVYPFIANWNNRLIDLAGTNFEKIKELRELITRQLLKWVKLPNYQPAQYYKRFYDFQQELGYPIRMFSLNYDLCLEHSQSNAVDLELGFDDNGEWNSYRFDLSNQAVSAGIYLYKLHGSIDWTRDSEHNNILQLAAHPVDTPDLIFGTEAKMQSIDPYLFNVYELRNYLLACKLVIVIGYSFSDDYINSLLRQALQNNVERAILIIDLNKDPNFRDNALCILKPKQREQVKFHAGSAKEFIEENLNVETVLSHFMMAEQDVF, encoded by the coding sequence ATGAGCGTTAAAAAAGATGACGTTATTTTCCTCCTAGGGGCAGGATGCAGTGTTGATGCCGGAATACCGACGGTCAACCAGATGGTCCATGAAATCGAATCCAAGCTGATTCACACGGAAGAGTGGCAAAAATATCGGCAACTCTATTACTACATAAAGAGTGCAGTTATATACTCCGATGGTATTTTCGGTGAATTTGATCGCGTCGTCGGAATTGAACGGCTGATGATCGTGCTGTCCGAGTTGGAAAAGAAGGAAAAAAACATTGTATATCCCTTCATCGCCAATTGGAACAACCGCCTGATTGACCTTGCCGGTACAAACTTTGAAAAAATCAAGGAACTTCGGGAGTTGATTACACGCCAACTTCTGAAATGGGTAAAGCTACCCAATTACCAACCTGCTCAATATTACAAACGGTTTTATGATTTTCAGCAAGAACTTGGCTATCCGATACGGATGTTTTCACTTAACTACGATTTGTGTCTCGAACATTCACAGTCTAATGCAGTCGATCTCGAACTTGGCTTTGACGATAATGGCGAGTGGAATAGTTATAGATTCGACCTCTCTAATCAAGCGGTCTCTGCAGGGATCTATCTCTACAAACTGCACGGTTCAATTGACTGGACACGCGATTCAGAACACAATAACATATTGCAACTCGCAGCACACCCTGTTGACACTCCGGACCTTATTTTTGGAACAGAAGCGAAAATGCAATCCATTGATCCCTACCTATTCAACGTTTACGAGTTACGAAACTACCTATTGGCATGCAAGCTCGTAATTGTGATTGGGTACAGTTTCAGTGACGACTATATAAACAGCCTCCTTCGCCAAGCTCTTCAGAACAACGTCGAGAGAGCTATTTTGATTATCGATTTAAACAAAGATCCAAATTTCAGAGATAATGCCTTATGTATCTTGAAACCCAAGCAACGAGAACAGGTTAAATTTCATGCTGGATCAGCGAAAGAGTTTATCGAAGAGAATTTGAATGTTGAAACCGTACTAAGTCACTTTATGATGGCAGAACAGGATGTTTTCTAG
- a CDS encoding ThiF family adenylyltransferase yields the protein MPTLTWYERYPHLFDEERETLLQQGFSLEQVAIQQHKLVKFTGTIQFEGESFNILIEYPKAFPHFPPNAYCQNVQFQRHQDVQSKRLCLYEEWKDLDFEVFGHNIVERIKEWLHGYKYGFSPDSEINGPEPKQYHQLTSGFRGIILTPRELIDNWSFSEAVFSMRIARLRDIWQGILVDISGAGNTIQAQPIHQELYKNYPVVHGMCFDVNSTPPYFHSGVEIVQWLEAHGHENVLQKCISASHHLQDQNSMFGPLLGIRFIDEDELRGQTRRRFMIVAIDFQNQFQNPNSIRVTPMCIFESKDISEEVVFRRVAELRPLQNMSAVIVGLGTIGSSIALDLAKAGIGKVALVDHGSLDVGNVVRHVGNLQQLGQLKIEAVTAHMKSHNPYIEIQEIPTYVGAFQDEEVLTNWISSADILICAVGHSPTERYLDRIARQSNTPTVYTFSSSGAWSGRAFRVIPGTTGCYHCHQYFIDDGTLPPLSAPPEELVIFDNGCAIPAFPGSGLDTGIVSNLASRLAIQTLLVGHPNAYEPTQNDHIVWYSRGKNGNLEIVQKSVGKHAHCKWC from the coding sequence ATGCCAACACTCACTTGGTACGAACGTTATCCGCATCTCTTTGACGAAGAGAGGGAGACCCTGCTACAGCAGGGTTTCTCTCTGGAGCAAGTTGCAATTCAGCAACACAAACTTGTCAAATTTACAGGCACCATACAGTTTGAGGGTGAAAGCTTCAATATTTTGATTGAATACCCAAAGGCTTTCCCTCATTTCCCGCCAAATGCCTATTGTCAGAATGTCCAATTTCAAAGACATCAAGATGTACAATCTAAACGGCTGTGTTTGTATGAAGAATGGAAAGATTTGGATTTTGAGGTTTTTGGACACAACATAGTCGAGAGAATTAAAGAATGGCTACATGGGTATAAGTATGGGTTCAGTCCAGACTCGGAGATAAACGGACCCGAGCCGAAACAATACCATCAACTCACATCTGGGTTTCGCGGAATCATATTAACACCGAGGGAACTGATAGACAACTGGAGTTTCAGCGAAGCTGTATTTTCCATGAGAATTGCAAGGCTCCGTGATATATGGCAGGGCATTTTAGTAGATATATCTGGTGCAGGAAATACCATTCAAGCCCAACCCATTCATCAAGAATTGTACAAGAACTATCCAGTTGTACATGGCATGTGTTTCGATGTGAATAGTACACCACCGTATTTCCACTCAGGAGTTGAGATCGTTCAATGGTTAGAGGCACATGGTCACGAGAATGTGTTACAAAAATGTATAAGTGCCAGTCACCACTTGCAAGACCAGAACTCGATGTTTGGTCCACTGCTCGGGATACGGTTCATAGATGAGGATGAGTTGCGAGGGCAGACGAGACGTCGCTTTATGATTGTCGCCATTGATTTTCAGAACCAATTTCAAAATCCGAATAGTATCCGAGTGACGCCCATGTGCATCTTTGAGTCAAAGGACATTTCTGAAGAAGTTGTTTTTCGACGTGTAGCCGAATTGCGACCGTTGCAAAATATGAGCGCAGTTATTGTTGGACTGGGTACCATTGGTTCATCAATTGCATTGGACCTTGCTAAAGCCGGGATCGGGAAAGTTGCATTGGTGGATCACGGTTCACTGGATGTTGGAAACGTTGTTCGGCACGTGGGAAATTTGCAACAACTCGGTCAACTTAAAATTGAAGCAGTGACTGCCCATATGAAATCCCACAATCCATACATTGAAATCCAAGAGATTCCCACATACGTGGGAGCATTCCAGGATGAAGAAGTACTGACAAATTGGATATCGAGTGCTGACATATTAATATGTGCAGTCGGTCATTCACCTACAGAAAGATATTTGGATCGAATAGCCCGTCAAAGTAACACTCCTACAGTTTATACATTTTCCAGTTCGGGGGCTTGGAGTGGGCGTGCATTTCGAGTGATACCTGGTACTACTGGATGTTATCACTGTCACCAGTATTTCATTGATGACGGCACTTTGCCCCCCCTGAGTGCTCCGCCGGAGGAATTGGTGATATTTGACAATGGATGCGCTATTCCAGCTTTTCCCGGGAGTGGACTGGATACAGGAATTGTTTCTAACCTAGCATCTCGGTTGGCCATTCAAACACTGCTTGTCGGGCACCCGAATGCGTACGAACCAACCCAAAATGACCATATTGTTTGGTACAGCCGAGGCAAAAATGGCAATCTGGAGATTGTTCAAAAGTCGGTGGGAAAACATGCACACTGCAAATGGTGTTAG
- a CDS encoding DUF255 domain-containing protein, protein MSTDNRQHKHTNRLIHEKSPYLLQHAHNPVDWYPWGPEAFQKAARESKAVFLSIGYS, encoded by the coding sequence ATGAGCACTGATAACCGTCAACATAAACACACCAACCGCCTCATCCACGAAAAGTCACCATACCTACTCCAACACGCGCACAACCCAGTCGACTGGTACCCATGGGGTCCAGAGGCGTTCCAAAAAGCCGCCCGCGAGTCGAAGGCCGTATTCCTCTCCATCGGCTATTCGTAG
- a CDS encoding Piwi domain-containing protein — protein MSNLPIQLNFLSISPHNFSFHIYRQEYDSLSKPPSFYRAKLPISRVSTEYKEYWVSLTEQVGFENFLCEGRDNPYLAQWAIWQRFLEKTTGSLSSSEYLQNSHNEFVKSIDFVLVRHAEGHEVVEVQPYYLKAESEFGFLVNFAFRVRQGSPYSIRVQQLSLSLDKFGKSNVNFYSDQFDKINQFIHRFGARLFPFNVDLAEELDIDGNLLKLTSHSLRAKSYVVGAGKEAIHQFSGIARHGAFKTLKEDPLLVCIFRQQHRDAANEFYKYITGQKNRDRFAGMSELFGVELHADNFKPIILTDLSKESLDKTLVDIQEYRREFPTRAIIGVFLLDQKDDMPSSGFSPYHYLKYLFTSQCLPVQTIRIEKLMDPRVFQWSVGNVALQIFSKLGGIPWEVKPSNEKCLIFGIGSAHKKDSDGHILKYFAYSVCLDSSGVYRKINVLGNSQNRTNYIEELRTNIQQSIEENVDNSIEKCVIHLPFKIRRDEMNYIEQGVRQVSGRYAHIQFQFVKINTHNKFFGFADNNTKIPTESTYVQLARDEFLVWFEGLQPGKNSVRTRVGNPVHIQFMNSTEVQQDQMMRYLQDIINLSGANWRGFNAKLVPVSIFYPNLIAKFIAEFYKFNPNGDIDLSNYALPWFL, from the coding sequence TTGAGCAACCTTCCAATCCAACTTAATTTTCTTTCCATAAGCCCTCATAATTTTTCATTCCATATTTATAGACAGGAGTACGACAGCCTGTCGAAACCACCATCATTTTACCGGGCGAAACTACCAATAAGTCGAGTCTCGACAGAATACAAGGAATACTGGGTTTCTTTAACCGAACAGGTTGGCTTTGAGAATTTCCTTTGTGAGGGCCGCGACAATCCCTATCTGGCCCAGTGGGCAATTTGGCAACGATTTTTGGAAAAGACCACAGGTTCACTGAGTTCGTCCGAGTACTTACAAAATAGTCATAATGAGTTTGTGAAGAGTATAGACTTTGTGCTCGTCCGCCATGCCGAAGGTCATGAGGTGGTTGAAGTTCAACCCTATTATTTGAAAGCGGAATCCGAATTTGGTTTTCTAGTTAATTTTGCATTTCGGGTACGTCAGGGATCCCCTTATTCGATTAGAGTGCAACAGTTGAGTTTGAGTCTTGATAAATTTGGGAAAAGCAACGTCAACTTTTATAGCGATCAGTTCGACAAGATAAATCAGTTCATCCATCGGTTCGGAGCCCGTCTCTTTCCCTTCAACGTCGATCTTGCTGAAGAATTGGATATCGACGGGAACTTGCTGAAACTTACATCCCATTCCTTACGAGCGAAGTCCTATGTAGTCGGGGCAGGAAAGGAAGCAATTCATCAATTTTCCGGCATCGCTAGGCACGGCGCATTTAAGACGCTTAAAGAAGATCCCTTGTTGGTATGTATCTTTCGGCAACAGCATCGTGATGCTGCGAACGAATTCTATAAGTACATTACCGGCCAAAAGAACCGTGACCGATTTGCTGGAATGAGTGAGTTATTCGGAGTGGAGCTTCACGCCGACAACTTCAAACCTATTATTCTCACGGACTTATCAAAGGAAAGTCTGGACAAAACATTGGTTGATATCCAGGAATATCGAAGAGAATTTCCGACACGGGCGATTATCGGAGTCTTTTTACTAGACCAGAAGGATGATATGCCATCTTCAGGCTTCTCTCCGTACCATTATTTAAAATATCTATTTACGTCTCAATGTCTGCCTGTGCAAACCATCCGCATCGAAAAACTCATGGATCCGCGCGTCTTTCAGTGGTCTGTTGGAAACGTAGCTCTTCAGATATTTTCCAAACTGGGTGGAATCCCATGGGAAGTCAAGCCAAGCAATGAAAAATGCTTGATCTTTGGAATTGGGTCTGCCCACAAGAAAGATTCTGATGGCCACATTCTTAAATACTTTGCTTACTCGGTTTGTCTAGATTCTAGTGGGGTCTATAGAAAAATCAATGTTCTTGGGAACTCCCAGAATAGGACAAATTATATCGAAGAACTCCGCACAAACATTCAACAGTCCATCGAAGAGAATGTAGATAATTCGATTGAAAAATGTGTAATCCATCTGCCCTTCAAAATCCGAAGAGACGAGATGAATTACATTGAACAAGGAGTAAGACAAGTTTCGGGACGATATGCACACATTCAATTTCAATTCGTCAAAATCAACACGCACAACAAGTTTTTCGGATTTGCAGACAACAATACAAAAATCCCGACTGAGAGTACTTATGTTCAACTTGCACGTGACGAGTTTCTCGTCTGGTTCGAAGGTCTTCAACCTGGCAAGAATTCTGTGCGCACCAGAGTTGGCAACCCGGTTCACATCCAATTCATGAATTCAACCGAAGTTCAACAGGACCAAATGATGCGCTATTTACAAGACATCATTAATCTATCCGGTGCAAACTGGCGAGGATTCAATGCAAAGTTGGTACCAGTTTCAATATTTTATCCAAACCTTATTGCCAAGTTCATTGCAGAGTTTTATAAGTTCAACCCTAATGGTGACATTGATCTTAGCAACTATGCTTTACCGTGGTTTTTATAG
- a CDS encoding IS3 family transposase (programmed frameshift), whose product MTKPTRHSTEFKLNTVKMILEEGRVASQVARDLGISDKTLYGWIAQYKNDPKHPFVGSGYMKPDAQATRDLERENRELKEELEILKKAPAHLQQGPEVRYQFIYDHRFDYSVQRMCKVLEVYRSGYYAWVKRPISERKQRRMNLTRRIHQIFLSSRRLYGSPKIMRVLRDEGVRVGQKTVARIMRENGLKSRTVRKYKATTNSKHNQPVDDNVLNQTFTAERPNQVWMSDITYVWTAEGWLYVASIMDLYTRKIVGWKADSRMTKELVISALDDAYKREKPADGVLHHSDRGSQYASNEYQARLKKYKIKGSMSRKGNCYDNACIEAFHSVIKRELIHLETYKTRKRAHRDIWEYIEIWYNHLRIHSSIGYRTPVQFQSVYFKKVNKQAS is encoded by the exons ATGACAAAGCCAACTAGGCACAGCACGGAATTTAAATTGAATACGGTGAAAATGATTTTGGAGGAGGGGCGGGTCGCCTCTCAGGTTGCACGGGATTTGGGCATTTCCGACAAGACATTATACGGCTGGATAGCGCAGTATAAAAACGACCCGAAGCACCCGTTTGTTGGATCTGGTTATATGAAGCCAGATGCGCAAGCAACGCGGGATTTGGAGCGAGAAAATCGTGAGTTGAAAGAGGAACTAGAGATTTTAAAAAAGGCGC CTGCGCATCTTCAGCAAGGACCGGAAGTAAGGTATCAATTCATCTATGATCACCGCTTCGACTATTCGGTTCAGAGGATGTGCAAAGTGCTTGAAGTCTATCGAAGCGGGTACTATGCATGGGTTAAACGCCCAATTAGCGAGCGCAAACAGCGTCGAATGAATCTCACCCGACGTATTCATCAAATCTTTCTGTCCTCTCGGCGTTTATACGGGAGTCCAAAGATTATGCGGGTGTTGCGAGACGAGGGCGTACGTGTTGGGCAGAAAACAGTGGCTCGTATCATGCGGGAGAATGGACTGAAGAGCCGCACAGTCCGCAAATATAAGGCAACAACCAATTCCAAACACAATCAGCCTGTGGATGACAACGTGCTAAATCAGACGTTTACGGCCGAGCGACCAAACCAGGTGTGGATGTCGGATATTACATATGTCTGGACCGCAGAAGGATGGCTCTACGTCGCGAGTATCATGGATTTATACACACGAAAAATTGTTGGATGGAAAGCCGACTCACGCATGACCAAGGAACTCGTGATTAGCGCATTAGACGACGCGTACAAGCGGGAAAAACCAGCTGATGGCGTGTTGCATCATTCGGATCGAGGCAGCCAGTATGCGTCCAATGAGTACCAAGCAAGGCTGAAAAAGTACAAGATAAAAGGCAGCATGAGTCGAAAGGGCAACTGTTACGACAACGCTTGCATTGAAGCATTTCACAGCGTCATTAAACGTGAGCTCATACATTTAGAGACGTACAAAACGCGCAAACGGGCGCATAGAGACATCTGGGAGTACATCGAGATTTGGTACAACCATTTGCGGATTCATTCGTCGATTGGATATAGAACTCCTGTTCAATTCCAATCGGTGTATTTCAAAAAAGTGAACAAGCAGGCTAGCTAG
- a CDS encoding Mov34/MPN/PAD-1 family protein, which produces MCESAVTAMHSEIRKYRICETGGMLIGYRRDEQMVITHITGPGPNARHRLFSFTRDTEFCNQELERLYFQSSGVLTYLGEWHTHPLGELYPSAQDSREMRAIATTPSYQTTCPILLLAKIDKRSDGPVAQCFRYVVNRKISVPEMFICSDVDIN; this is translated from the coding sequence ATGTGCGAGAGTGCAGTTACTGCGATGCATTCTGAAATTAGGAAGTATCGGATCTGTGAAACCGGTGGTATGTTAATTGGCTATCGACGTGATGAACAAATGGTCATTACTCACATTACGGGTCCCGGACCCAATGCACGACATCGGTTATTTTCATTCACTCGTGATACTGAATTCTGCAATCAGGAATTGGAGCGCCTGTACTTTCAGTCAAGTGGCGTTTTGACTTATCTGGGAGAATGGCATACTCATCCTCTTGGGGAGCTCTATCCGAGTGCACAGGATTCCCGAGAGATGAGAGCTATAGCGACAACCCCAAGCTATCAGACCACGTGCCCAATTCTCCTTCTTGCAAAGATCGACAAGCGGAGCGACGGACCCGTTGCACAATGTTTTCGCTATGTGGTGAACAGAAAAATTTCTGTCCCAGAGATGTTCATATGCTCTGATGTTGATATTAATTGA